The region AAGGCGGGTAGCAGCCACCCGGCCACATATCTATCAGGCGATCACGGAAAGGGCTTAGCAGAAACCCGCTTGCTTTAACAATTGGTAGGCTTGAATAACAGCCCGAAAACGCTCTTCCGAACCACGATCACCACCATTAGCATCAGGATGGTGCTTTTTGACAAGGTCCTTATAGCTGCGTTTGATATCATCCGGCGTCGCATTCACAGAAAGACCGAGCGTATCGAATGCTTTTTGCTCCAGCGTCTTGAGCTTGCGGCTCTGCTGGTAACGCGGACCGCCGGTGCGCCCCTGCCCCGTTGCGGAAAAACCGAAGGGATCGCGAATGCGCGCATTGGCAGCACCGGAACGCAGGGTCGAATGCAGTGGGCTGTCACTGGCCGTCTTATTCACACCCACCGTCCAGGTGGGGCGATGACCGGTGATCGCTTCCTTCTGATAGCGGGCGATCTCGGTGTCAGACAGGCCGGAAAAATAATTATAGCCTTTGTTGTAATCCTTCACATGCTCGAAACAGAACATGAAGAATTGCCCTTCGGCGTTGCGGCCGACGGGGGCTCGGTGGGCGCCCGGCTTGTCGCACCCATCCCACTGGCAGGTGGGGGGCTGAACTTCAGGCTCCCTTTCCCGTTTGCGGCGTGTGCGAATGCGGTCGAAGTATTTCGAATCCAGTTTCATGGTATTCCAATTATGGTGCGCGAATACGCGCACAACAAGAATTGACAAAGCAGAATGTTCCGGGTTCTTAGATAACCCTTTTTTTGCAGGCACCACTGATTTGGAAAGGCAACCAATGTCCCTACGCGAGAGCATAGAAAACAAGCTGAAAGAGACGTTTTTGCCGACCCGGCTGAACGTCATCGATGAAAGCCACATGCATGCCGGGCATCAGCCCGATATGACCGGCACCGGTGAAACACACATGCGTGTTCAGATAGTGTCGGAAAGTTTTTCCGGCAAGTCACGCGTCGACCGCCACCGAGCCGTCAACGCGGTTTTAAAACCAGAGCTGGATGCGGGCCTGCACGCGCTTGCCCTTGAGGTGGCAGCACCTGGAGAAACCACCCGGTTCTGAGGCCTTGCCTCAGCCCGGATGTTTCTCGTTCAGGAAAGACTGAACCTCGGATGCGGCGACATCATCGGCCACGAAGGATTGGCCGATGCCGTGGGTGAGAATGAAGGACAACTTGCCGCCCTTCACCTTCTTGTCCTGCGCAATCGCCGTCATCAGCGTTTCCACAGGCGGCAAGGCACCGGGAATGTCCTTCATGGTGGTCGGCAGGCCAACTGCCTTCAGATGCGCCTCCACACGGGCAGCATCATCGGGGCTTGCGAGATTGAGGCGGGCGGAAAACTGGTGGGCCAGCACCATGCCGATGGCAACGCCTTCGCCATGAACCAGCCGGGCGCTATCATATTCCGTTGCGCTTTCCAGTGCGTGGCCGAAGGTGTGGCCGAGATTGAGCAGCGCACGAATGCCATGCTCCTTCTCATCCGCCACGACGACATCCGCCTTGGCCTGACAACTGACGGCAATCGCCTGGATGCGGGCTGGGCCTCCACGCAGAACGTCAGCCCAGTTCTTCTCGAGCCATTCGAAGAATTCCGGCTTGTCGATCAGGCCGTATTTGACGACTTCAGCGTAACCGGCGCGAAACTCCCTTGGGCTTAGCGTATC is a window of Agrobacterium vaccinii DNA encoding:
- a CDS encoding J domain-containing protein; its protein translation is MKLDSKYFDRIRTRRKREREPEVQPPTCQWDGCDKPGAHRAPVGRNAEGQFFMFCFEHVKDYNKGYNYFSGLSDTEIARYQKEAITGHRPTWTVGVNKTASDSPLHSTLRSGAANARIRDPFGFSATGQGRTGGPRYQQSRKLKTLEQKAFDTLGLSVNATPDDIKRSYKDLVKKHHPDANGGDRGSEERFRAVIQAYQLLKQAGFC
- a CDS encoding BolA family protein, with the protein product MSLRESIENKLKETFLPTRLNVIDESHMHAGHQPDMTGTGETHMRVQIVSESFSGKSRVDRHRAVNAVLKPELDAGLHALALEVAAPGETTRF
- the aroB gene encoding 3-dehydroquinate synthase produces the protein MTSQDMLIDERLVHVPLGDRAYDILIGPGLVGRAGGEISSRLKGKRAAIITDEHVAPLYLEALVDGLQTDGIEAVSLTLPAGEKTKSFEHLMTVCDRVLAARVERNDVVIALGGGVIGDLAGFAAGVVRRGVRFVQIPTSLLAQVDSSVGGKTGINSRHGKNLIGVFHQPDLVLADTAVLDTLSPREFRAGYAEVVKYGLIDKPEFFEWLEKNWADVLRGGPARIQAIAVSCQAKADVVVADEKEHGIRALLNLGHTFGHALESATEYDSARLVHGEGVAIGMVLAHQFSARLNLASPDDAARVEAHLKAVGLPTTMKDIPGALPPVETLMTAIAQDKKVKGGKLSFILTHGIGQSFVADDVAASEVQSFLNEKHPG